Proteins from a genomic interval of Micropterus dolomieu isolate WLL.071019.BEF.003 ecotype Adirondacks linkage group LG16, ASM2129224v1, whole genome shotgun sequence:
- the arid2 gene encoding AT-rich interactive domain-containing protein 2, whose amino-acid sequence MANSTGKNLLDQRRKGQAFLDELRQFHQSRGSPFKKIPFVGGKELDLNALYIRVVSLGGFAKVSDKNQWIELGEEFNFPRSCSNAAFALKQYYLRYLEKYEKVHHFGEDDEETQPGNPKASLPIGAIPSSYNYQQHSVSDYLRQSYGLSTDFAPPCDYNKLVLSLLSGLPNEVDFAVNVCTLLSNESKHAMQLDKDPKLVTLLLAHAGVFDDSLGSFSGVFGTNWKEKTSRDFVRFWKEVVEDVEVRELIWDKSSPAQEGTSCEERWRSLFHPPRNLGISDMEAQRVLQIAVILRNLSFEEANVKLLAANRTCLRFLLLCAHCNLISLRQLGLDTLGNVAAELQLDPVDFRTTHLIFHTITKCLMSRDRFLKMRAMEILGNLSKAEDNGVLICEYVDQDSYREVTMLLTLPDLMLLMASLEVLYLLAQLGEVPCSKIASVDHSIDLLVRLVSVDLHTFGPDALTAVRLIEHQANADQAAEVRPQLVEQVPAAVQGAPAPVTRVPVQSTQPPPGIVELDGEKFTLQWLNAHFETYPEGSVSRSDMYSEYLATCSKMGRSNILNSTGFLKCLRTVFPNHTMRRQEEAKANGQVQILLVGLRRRSIPLPIQLYYQQPQQQNPAAATPPPAARHEAPGDAQAPSQGLPPGHLSQFARTPGPSLSAVGAAPSMALTAQEPPHASHTTVPRHTVPPQVPPQLPPNPLAAAQQQQQRPGPVVQIPTSAAATENHSPQNLGAPPAAQQHSPMLPTGTPVTLFQQVPQGHILTARVQGVCPPITQHPPLPQTPPQVETQCVTAASTASSSIQVGGGQALSIAGGPNSQGSRVTFQNIAPKPAPNQSGGPAATIASPNQQPQPQQQTQSVVIVSPNPQQNPAYTPAIHQIVLANPSAIPGAQTIQIAGQPGAASSPCLPPASHSSTHIQPSQTVSHALSMKRHQQQQQQHQQQQQQQQQHQQQPPLQIISPPSQPTSTESSLIKQLLLPKRGPSTPGGKLILPAPQVPPPNSTIAPSPQVLYQTSYSTQNPSPHPQQLNVQLVPGQLPAAGAPALQTVQLLPGQLISTSSPGAATIIQGPTAAGQVTFTVVPNTGFTTSTAAVAAVSQGAVVPGVAPPPFSTGTFPHHAPAAPPPLPAPLRGDKIICQKEEEAKDATGLHVHERKIEVMENSSLAEGDSNGKTSNGDVAAGAKLLNGRKCMESNLPPYHSGNSQGALNGPATESHPANGKQALSPGLNTPLEGNPDPKKTLVNGVCDFDRGESGGNFNKNIPNHIASKQYLGNGEVGPSEKSYGSDPLLPSPPPPQQDTAKAQQAERLANGPQAVGNRPPSELTNGPLGPGHAVPVLRQQLLPNTPLPPTVTLSSQSLAASPANGVASEARGIKRPAENEDRSAAAASSGIPNKVGVRIITISDPNNAGSSATMVAVPAGTDPSTVAKVAIENATQQRNCSPTQAAGTTPTATPSPPPVSQPAPAGSHSPHLPAQQTPAAPPEQSRKAGQNFKCLWQSCKRWFETPSQVFYHAATQHGGKGVYGGHCLWEGCEPFPRQRLSFITHLQDKHCSREALLAGLKLEEQQAQSPNQTSSQTPPLAGSTPAPRAPKAIVNHPSAALMALRRGSRNLVFRDFTDEKEGPVTKHIRLTAALTLKNIAKHSDCGRMLVKRHETHLSVLALSNMEVSTTLAKCLYELTRSLQA is encoded by the exons ATACTTGGAGAAGTATGAGAAAGTCCACCACTTCGGAGAGGATGATGAAGAAACTCAGCCGGGGAATCCCAAAGCCTCTCTTCCAATCGGTGCAATTCCCAGTTCTTATAACTACCAGCAACACAGTGTATCAG ACTATCTCCGCCAAAGCTATGGACTGTCTACGGATTTCGCTCCGCCGTGTGACTACAACAAACTGGTGCTGTCTCTCCTTTCGGGCCTACCCAACGAAGTGGACTTCGCTGTCAACGTTTGCACTCTGCTTTCCAACGAGAGCAAGCACGCCATGCAGCTGGACAAGGACCCCAAACTGGTCACATTGCTGCTGGCCCACGCCGGAGTCTTTGATGACT CGCTAGGCAGCTTCTCTGGAGTATTCGGGACAAACTGGAAGGAGAAAACCTCCCGGGACTTTGTCAGG TTCTGGAAAGAAGTGGTGGAGGACGTTGAAGTCAGGGAGCTGATCTGGGACAAGAGCAGCCCTGCACAAG AAGGTACGTCGTGTGAGGAGCGCTGGCGGAGCCTCTTTCACCCGCCACGGAACCTGGGAATCAGCGACATGGAGGCCCAGCGGGTGCTGCAGATTGCCGTTATCCTGCGAAACCTCTCCTTCGAAGAGGCCAACGTCAAGCTGCTGGCGGCCAACCGAACGTGCCTGCGCTTCCTTTTGCTCTGTGCCCACTGTAACCTCATCTCACTCCGCCAGCTTGGACTCGACACGTTGGGCAACGTGGCTGCTGAG CTCCAGCTGGATCCCGTTGACTTTCGGACGACTCATCTGATCTTTCACACCATAACCAAATGCTTGATGTCCAGGGACAGGTTTCTCAAAATGAGAG ccATGGAAATCCTGGGCAACCTCAGCAAGGCAGAGGACAACGGCGTGCTTATCTGCGAGTACGTGGACCAGGACTCGTACAGGGAGGTAACGATGCTCCTCACCCTGCCTGACCTCATGCTCCTCATGGCCTCTTTGGAGGTGCTGTACCTGCTGGCACAGCTCGGAGAGGTTCCCTGCAGCAAGATCGCTTCGGTCGACCATAGCATAG ACCTGTTAGTGCGGTTGGTGTCGGTTGACCTTCATACGTTTGGACCCGACGCCCTAACAGCGGTGCGGTTGATCGAGCATCAGGCCAACGCCGACCAGGCAGCCGAGGTTCGACCACAGCTGGTGGAGCAGGTCCCTGCAGCCGTGCAGGGAGCACCAGCACCTG taACAAGAGTCCCAGTTCAATCCACTCAACCACCGCCTGGTATTGTTGAACTAGATGGGGAAAAATTTACACTGCAGTG GCTAAACGCACATTTTGAGACATACCCTGAGGGCTCTGTGTCTCGATCAGACATGTACTCCGAGTACCTGGCCACGTGTAGTAAAATGGGACGAAGCAACATCTTGAACTCCACTGGCTTCCTCAAATGTCTGAG GACTGTATTTCCCAACCACACAATGCGGCGGCAAGAGGAGGCCAAGGCCAATGGTCAGGTTCAGATTCTCCTGGTGGGGCTAAGGCGAAGGTCAATCCCCCTGCCCATCCAGCTGTACTACCAGCAGCCTCAGCAGCAGAATCCGGCAGCAGCTACTCCACCTCCAGCCGCCCGACACGAAGCTCCCGGAGACGCTCAGGCGCCATCTCAAG GCTTACCTCCTGGCCATCTCAGTCAGTTTGCCCGGACCCCGGGCCCCAGCCTCAGTGCCGTTGGTGCCGCCCCATCCATGGCCTTGACTGCACAGGAACCACCCCATGCAAGCCACACGACTGTTCCCCGCCACACGGTGCCCCCACAGGTGCCTCCGCAGTTACCACCAAATCCTCTGGCAGCAgcgcagcagcaacaacagcgaCCTGGTCCAGTGGTCCAGATTCCAACGTCGGCAGCGGCCACCGAGAACCACAGCCCGCAGAACCTTGGCGCTCCACCTGCAGCACAGCAACACTCCCCCATGCTCCCCACGGGGACGCCTGTCACGCTGTTTCAGCAGGTACCACAGGGCCACATCCTCACCGCCAGGGTACAAGGTGTATGCCCTCCGATCACCCAGCACCCGCCCTTGCCTCAAACCCCTCCCCAGGTGGAGACTCAGTGTGTTACTGCGGCATCGACAGCCTCTTCTTCCATCCAGGTTGGAGGTGGTCAGGCATTGAGTATTGCAGGTGGGCCCAATTCCCAGGGGTCACGCGTCACATTTCAGAATATCGCCCCCAAACCAGCGCCAAACCAGTCAGGTGGACCAGCAGCCACGATAGCCTCTCCCAACCAGCAGCCTCAGCCTCAACAGCAGACGCAGAGTGTCGTAATTGTCAGTCCCAACCCCCAGCAGAACCCAGCCTACACCCCTGCCATACACCAGATCGTTCTTGCCAACCCCTCCGCCATTCCCGGTGCCCAGACTATCCAAATAGCAGGGCAACCTGGAGCTGCTTCCAGCCCCTGCCTGCCTCCTGCTTCTCACTCCAGTACCCACATCCAGCCCAGTCAAACAGTCAGCCACGCACTGTCCATGAAACGGcatcaacagcaacagcagcagcatcaacaacaacaacaacagcagcagcagcaccaacaaCAGCCACCGCTCCAAATAATTTCTCCTCCCTCTCAGCCTACCTCCACAGAGTCCAGCTTGATCAAGCAGCTACTGCTTCCAAAGCGAGGGCCTTCTACTCCGGGAGGAAAGCTAATCCTACCCGCTCCACAGGTGCCCCCTCCCAACAGCACGATAGCCCCTAGTCCACAGGTCCTCTACCAGACAAGCTACAGCACCCAGAATCCCTCTCCTCACCCCCAGCAGCTCAATGTCCAGCTGGTTCCTGGTCAGCTTCCTGCTGCAGGAGCCCCAGCCCTCCAGACAGTTCAGCTCTTGCCAGGCCAGCTCATTTCCACAAGTAGCCCAGGGGCAGCTACCATCATCCAGGGCCCCACTGCAGCTGGACAAGTCACATTCACCGTGGTCCCAAACACTGGCTTCACCACctctactgctgctgttgccGCTGTCAGCCAGGGTGCTGTGGTTCCAGGAGTTGCCCCTCCTCCATTCTCTACTGGAACATTTCCCCACCATGCCCCTGCAGCTCCACCACCACTGCCAGCTCCCCTCAGAGGAGACAAGATAATTTGTCaaaaggaagaggaggccaAGGATGCCACAGGGCTGCACGTCCATGAGAGAAAGATAGAGGTAATGGAGAACTCCTCTTTGGCAGAAGGAGACTCCAACGGCAAAACCAGTAACGGTGATGTTGCGGCAGGGGCCAAGCTGCTAAATGGTCGGAAGTGCATGGAGTCTAATCTACCTCCATACCACTCAGGGAACAGCCAGGGGGCGCTCAATGGCCCGGCTACGGAGAGTCACCCTGCTAATGGGAAGCAGGCCCTCTCACCTGGCTTGAACACCCCTCTGGAGGGTAACCCCGACCCCAAAAAGACTCTAGTCAATGGGGTGTGTGACTTTGACAGGGGTGAAAGTGGTGGCAACTTTAACAAAAACATTCCAAATCACATTGCTTCCAAACAGTACTTGGGGAATGGGGAGGTTGGCCCCTCTGAGAAGAGTTATGGGTCAGACCCCCTTCTCCCTAGTCCTCCTCCCCCCCAGCAGGACACTGCCAAAGCCCAGCAGGCTGAGCGGCTGGCCAACGGACCCCAGGCAGTGGGCAACAGGCCTCCCTCGGAATTAACCAATGGACCTTTGGGGCCTGGCCACGCTGTGCCTGTGCTAAGACAGCAACTGCTCCCCAatacccccctcccccccaccgTTACTCTCTCCTCGCAGAGTCTTGCTGCCTCCCCTGCAAACGGAGTGGCCTCCGAGGCTCGAGGCATCAAGAGACCGGCAGAGAACGAGGACCGCAGTGCGGCGGCAGCATCCTCGGGGATCCCCAATAAAGTGGGAGTGCGGATCATCACCATCAGTGACCCCAACAACGCCGGCAGCAGTGCCACCATGGTGGCAGTGCCAGCAGGAACAGACCCAAGCACAGTAGCCAAAGTAGCAATAGAGAACGCCACTCAGCAGAGGAACTGCTCACCCACACAGGCAGCTGGCACGACG CCTACCGCTACCCCGTCCCCGCCCCCTGTATCCCAGCCTGCACCAGCGGGTAGCCACAGCCCTCACCTCCCAGCACAGCAAACCCCCGCAGCACCGCCAGAGCAAAGCAGGAAAGCAGGGCAGAACTTCAAATGTCTGTGGCAGTCCTGTAAACG GTGGTTTGAAACGCCATCTCAGGTGTTTTACCACGCAGCAACGCAACACGGTGGAAAAGGTGTGTATGGAGGCCATTGTCTGTGGGAGGGATGTGAACCTTTTCCACGGCAAAGATTGTCCTTCATCACGCATTTACAG GATAAGCACTGTTCTCGAGAGGCTTTGCTGGCTGGACTCAAACTAGAGGAGCAGCAGGCACAAAGTCCCAATCAGACTTCTTCCCA GACTCCGCCACTGGCAGGCAGTACTCCGGCACCACGAGCACCAAAAGCAATTGTGAATCATCCGAGCGCAGCTCTCATGGCTCTACGCCGTGGCTCTCGAAATCTGGTCTTCAGGGACTTCACT GATGAGAAAGAGGGACCAGTGACCAAACACATACGACTAACTGCTGCCTTAACGTTAAAGAACATCGCCAAGCACTCTGACTGTGGTCGCAT GTTGGTAAAGAGGCATGAGACGCACCTCTCTGTGCTTGCGCTAAGTAACATGGAGGTTTCTACCACGCTCGCCAAATGCCTTTATGAACTGACTCGCTCGCTCCAGGCTTAA